The Coffea eugenioides isolate CCC68of chromosome 8, Ceug_1.0, whole genome shotgun sequence genome has a segment encoding these proteins:
- the LOC113779352 gene encoding carboxylesterase 1-like isoform X2, with amino-acid sequence MADQIAQVEASHPPEDLYGAQGFIPLGFIRNPDGSITREVVDPINPVSSYDSSPILLVKDIPVNPSKNTWVRVFLPKEPIKSSPDKKLPLLIYIHGGGLIKCSAAHPFFDDIYSIFAADIPAVILTIEYRLAPEHRLPAAYEDCLEVLQWIKNSQDEWLTQHADLSNSFIFGNSAGGNIAYHVCLIASSCVDDLKPLNIKGVILHQPFLGGVKRTESELRGVNDKILPQAVVDITWELALPVGADRDHEFCNPMLSVKLGQFDAIKGLGWKILVAGYEGDPLSDRQVELAKILEESGVEVVAKFDKGGYHGIEFYELPKMKILCDVVKKFVESFANVTA; translated from the coding sequence ATGGCTGATCAGATTGCACAAGTTGAAGCAAGCCATCCTCCTGAAGATCTCTATGGTGCTCAGGGCTTCATCCCTCTGGGCTTCATCCGGAATCCTGATGGCTCCATCACGCGTGAAGTCGTTGATCCCATCAACCCCGTCTCCTCCTACGATAGCAGTCCTATTCTTCTTGTCAAGGACATCCCAGTAAACCCATCTAAAAACACCTGGGTTCGTGTATTCCTACCTAAAGAACCAATTAAATCCTCCCCGGACAAAAAACTTCCTCTCCTGATTTATATCCATGGTGGAGGACTTATAAAGTGCAGCGCAGCCCACCCCTTTTTTGATGATATTTATAGTATTTTTGCCGCTGATATTCCGGCAGTGATCTTAACCATCGAGTATCGTCTTGCTCCGGAGCATAGGCTGCCGGCAGCCTATGAAGATTGCTTGGAAGTTCTGCAGTGGATCAAGAATTCCCAAGACGAATGGTTGACACAACATGCGGATTTATCAAACAGTTTCATCTTCGGCAACAGCGCCGGAGGAAACATTGCCTATCATGTTTGTTTGATTGCATCTTCATGTGTTGATGATCTTAAGCCTTTGAATATCAAAGGAGTGATTTTGCATCAACCATTTTTGGGTGGCGTCAAGAGGACAGAATCAGAGCTGAGGGGGGTTAATGACAAGATTTTACCACAAGCTGTTGTTGACATTACGTGGGAGCTAGCATTGCCCGTTGGAGCTGATCGAGATCACGAATTTTGTAATCCGATGCTCAGCGTCAAATTAGGCCAATTTGATGCGATTAAAGGTCTAGGATGGAAGATTTTGGTGGCTGGCTATGAAGGTGATCCATTGTCTGATCGTCAAGTTGAACTTGCCAAAATCTTGGAAGAGAGTGGTGTGGAAGTGGTGGCTAAGTTTGATAAAGGAGGTTATCACGGTATTGAATTTtatgagcttccaaaaatgaaaattctTTGTGATGTTGTTAAAAAGTTTGTAGAATCCTTTGCAAATGTAACTGCGTAG